The Moorena producens PAL-8-15-08-1 genomic interval CCTTTTGTCTGTAGTGTTTCAACCTGTTTCAACTACGTAATCCTTACGATGATTTAGACATACCTTTCTTTCGTACCCATGAGTCCTTTGCCTGTTACTAACACCACCTTCAGGTTAGTAGTGCTTCACTGTTCGACCCTTGCACCAATCCATGAGTTTGTTAAGTTCATGAATCAGGGTAAGGCTGTCACTCGGATTTCGCGAGGGGAGGTCTTTCACCTCCATGGTTATCAAGTTGTCATGGTTCAAGTGAACCAAGCAGTTAGTCCCCCTTACCCTTATTGGGTTCGGTTTATAACTAACGAATCGCACCTCCCTGTGGATTACAGTGCCGCTATGGGTCACAACTGCTATTGTTGCGGCAGTGTTAATTCCCAGATCTACCGCAGTCACATTGGATTCTGGTTTCCGTTTTTCTGGCTTACAAGTAAACGGAACCGATAAATGACAAGCCCTTTCATTGAAAATCAACGAAGGGGACATCATCTTGTTACTGGCACAGGCGTGCCTTTCCCTGAGACCAGCAATTTGAACAGTAGTCCAAACCCAGTCTGAACCGTCAAAAACCTTGATTTCGGCTTGATCAAAACCATGTAGTTTATAGCATTGGCCTTTGTACAAGGCAGGATAACAGCCAGTATCAGCGTTTAGTTTTGGTGGCTTGCTATCCCTCCTTTTTCTTGTACCCGACTGCCATTCGCGGTAGCGGGTTACATAACTACTAACCTGACCAGCAGCAAAGGAGATCGCAGCACGACGGTAATAGCTAGGGAATTTGTAAAAAGATTTGTTAAATTGCGCGTATTTGATGTTAGGACGTTTGGCTGTTTTATGCATCAGCCTCTCAACGGCAGGGGTTAGCTGATCAGCTGTTAAACACCCCAACTCAGACCAATGAGTATAAATAATTCCGACCAAATACCGACAAGCTTGGCGATACACTTTAATCGTCTCCCTGAACAATGTCCTTTGAACGGAAGTCACATTAAGCTGCCATTTGTCAGTTCGTATGACTTTGGTCGGCGTTTTCACTGGTCTAATAAACTTTCCTACACTTAATATCTTAGCTTTTAAAAGATTGGACGACAATTAAACAATCAGTGTTCCAGGTTTGTAGTAATTACTATTGGCGTGGACTAACCCCCACCTGAACGAGGTGGGGGAATGCGTCTCACGTCCTGTTCAACTATAGAAATGAGTCGGGATTGATATGTAATACTGTATTTCGGTCAATAAATCAGTCATCAGCGATGCAGAGGTGCGACCCGTGACGAATTAAATTCGCCACGGGTCAAGGGCACCTAAGCGCTAATGGGGAGGCAGCGCCGCCAAAGGGGGTCTTCCCACTCGCGCTTTGCCGTGGTTTCCCCCGGAGACGAAACCTGATTACGTTGAGCTGAGCCTTTATGGTTGGTAGGCTATGCAAAAAAGGTTAAAACTTATTGATTAAGGCGAGCCTGTCTTACGGTAACTTCAAGGCCTGCCGACCCTTGGCCGTAGGCCACGCCAAAGGCGAACGCGAACAAACCACTCGCGCAATAATCAAGACAAGGTCAACTGCGTCATTGTTCTGATAGCTACTAACCTCAAGGCGTAAAGCAGAAGACACCCAGGTTGAGGTCAGCAGTTGAGATCTAGCCTTTCGTGATCTATTTGGAAATGCTCTATATGCGATCGGTGTGATAAGAAATGTAAAGGTTTGCAGAAAATCCCTCATTAAGGACTGATAAGGATTATGGAATCCTTTAAAAAAATTAACGTTTGTTAAACCTCTGAGTATGTATAACAAAAAGCTAGCCTTGTACAAACCTTCTTTGATCTTGACCCTGGTCTGGGTACTACTTAATTTCACCATTTACCCTCTACGAGCGCGTTCCCACTCTGTTGCTCTAAACAGTAACTCCCCCGCAAATAGTTTATCTACATCCGATACTCCATCAGCTCAACCAGATCTAGACTTTGACGGTGATGGTAGACCTGATCAGATTACAACAGCTGGAGGACGTTTATATTTCCTCCCGCCAAATGCTACAGAACAGGAAAGCTTTGATGATGTGGGCAGACCACCGAAACGGACATCAGGAGGATCACGTGGTCTGTGTTCGGATCAGCTGATTGCTATAGTCCCTGGCAGTAGCGAGATTGTCGAGGCAACTGGCAACTGTAGTAATGACTCGAAATCTTTCTTAGCACTGACCTTAGCTGAGTCTCCTAGCTTTTGGTTTTATGTTCCTAAACAGTCTACTCCTGAACTGACGGTGGAGTTTGTACTGCTAGATCAGAACCAACACTCTCTACTAGAAGAAAGGATTCGGTTATCTGGAACTCCTGGTATTGTCCGTGTTCCCTTGAGCAAACCTCTAGAAACTGACCAGGTATATCGATGGCAGTTCTCTGTTGTAGTTAATCGCCGCCGCTCTGGGAATCCCAAGGTGGAAGGATTAGTAAAACGCATCATACCAGACTCTACCCTCAGTAGTAAGCTCAAGGCTGCTACTTCACCACGGGAGCGTATTGGTGTTTATGCCAGTCACGGTATTTGGCATGATGCGATGACAGCCTTAGCTGAACTACGGTACCAGAAACCAGATGATTTGAGGTTAGAACGGGATTGGCAGGATTTCCTAGGTTCGGTGGGTTTGCGTGCGATCGCAGTCAAACCTCTAGTTGATTGTTGTACAGCACAGGGAGTAGGGAGTAGGGAGTAGGGAGTAGGGAGTAGGGAGTAGGGAGTAGCGATGCAGCAAGGTCTTGGGGAGAGGCTATGTGGTTGACCCACCTCCCCACCTCCCCATCCTTTCAAGGGTATGTTTTTTACAAAGACGTCAGGTGTGGGGTGTAGGGTGTAGGGTGTGGGGTGTGGGGGATAAGAAAGCGATGCAGCGCGGTCTTGGGGAGGCAGCGCGGTCTTGGGGGTCTCCCCCACTCGCTATTGCCGTGGTTTCCCCCACTCGCTATTGCATCAAGACAATATACTTAATTTGTCGTTAAAATCATCATTTCTTCGTTGTTTTCCTTTTGCTCTCCCTGTGATCCGCCCCCGACCGGTCGGGGGTTGGGGGTGAGGCAGAACCCAAATGTAAAAAACCTACCCCTGTGAGACCTCCCCATCTCCCTACCTCCCCACACTTCCCCCGATTCCCGATTCCCGATTCCCGATTCCCTACTCCCGATTCCCGATTCCCAATTCCCGATTCCCGATTCCCGATTACAGCCAATTTCCCACTAAAACATAGGCTCCCCAGAAATATGGAGCTTGATAACCACGGCTTTTTAAGAGCTTAACTTGAGCACGGCGCAAGGCTTCAGCTTTGGTAACCGTTGCGCCAGAATCAGCTAATTCTTGGTAAAAAGATGCCATCAGTTTAGCCGTAGAGTCATCATCAATGAACCATAGGGAAGCCATAGTACTCCTGGCTCCTGACTGAATCGCTACTCCGGCCAAGCCTAAGCTAGCACGACTATCACCATCGGCAGTTTTACAAGCACTGAGCACTAGTAATTCAATTGCTTCTAAACTATTGTCACTTCTGTTCTGGATGACATTGCTTAAATCCTTGAGATTGATTCGCTTATCCCACGCCAGCAGAAAGGTCTCGTCTGGATCTGAACTAAACTCACCGTGAGTAGCTAAATGCACCACAGGAAATGGCACTGAACTGATTAACTCTTGCCATTTTTGACTGGTAAAGTCTTGATTGAGCAATTGTTGACTGGGAATTTGGGATTTAATTTCCCCTAATTCTGTTTTAACATTGGGTAGGTTAGCGAAACCTTCATGATCAGGAAAACCCTCGCGCATGTCTGAAAGTCCAAAGGCTAAGGCATTTAACTCTACTTGAGCTAAGGGTTTGGGCTCCAGTAGACTCAAACCAGGAATGAGTGCGATCGCATAGCCTTTTTCTACTAGATACTGTTCACCATCATGAAGGGTAGCCATGGGAACATTGCGAAAGCCACCATCAAGAACAAATACTAAGGTTTTAACTTGATTGGCTTCGAGCAACCCTTCCGCCCGTCGAATTAACCAGTCATAAACCTGTTGGGATAAGGCTAGACTTTCTTTAGAAATAAAAGGTTTTTCTAGCTCTATACGGAGACTTTCTAAGGTTTGCTCAAGTTTAGCTTTAGGTAAAGCAGCGGTATAGTGAATAAATTTTTCTGATTTTGGTAATTTCACGATCACCGCTAACCGGTCATCGAGAATAATCGGATAAACTAATGCTGCACTCGGATCGATTTGCTGCTCCCTCAATTCCACAATGTCAGAAAGGTTACACCCCAGAAAATTTTCAATTTGGGCTAGCTGGAGAGAGTCAATTGCTGCGGTAGCTTGCTTGAGCTTGTTTTGTGGGATCCGGTTATCTGCGATCGCTTTCTTTGCGATCGGTTGAGCGGTTTGATCGTCTTTCAAGAGTAAATCGACTAATTCTCGATAGACTTGCTCAACATTTTCCCGAAAGGAAAACTGCACATCTGAACTCAGAGCCAGTAAATCTTGGCGAAGAGAATCTAGGGTTTTGACCGTTGCTTGGTAAGCGGTGATTGCTTCTTCAGTTTTTCCCAGAGCTTTATAAATTCGTCCTAACTGCCATTGCCATTGATAGGCAATGTCATCGGCTTGAATTCCTTGAGCTATGGTCAGGGCTTTTTCGGTAAATTCTTGAGCTTGATACCATTGCTGAGTTTGTTCATATAGCTTACCAAGGGTACCAAGGGCATAGGATTCGGCTCGTTTATCGTCTAAAAGTTGAGCCTCTTGGAGAGCTTTGACTAATGTATGGGCAATTTCGTAAGGCTGAAGGATAAAGGATGACCGCTGAAGATTGTCGTGATGCTTGTTTGATTTTAGATCATAGGTGATCAGACTTTCGACAAAATTGATTTGAGCATAGATTGCGGTTCGACTAGCTGGTAATTTAGTAATCTCGCTGTTGAGTAATTCCTTGACTTGGTCATTAATTTTATATTTTAATTCTTGGAGCCTTGTAGTTTTGTTTTGATCTTTGTCTTCATCCGTTAAGGTCTCTAACCAATTGTGGAAGTCAATGAGTAGACTTAATCGCTGTAGTTTCGGTTCAATATCTAAGCTGGTTGATGCTGATAATTTGCTTGACTCTTGAAGAGATTCTTGATAGTAGTTTAGAGCATAATTAAACTTATCATCAACTTTTTTTTGAACTTTTTCTTGTTGTTCTATCTGGTTATTTCTGGTGTATAATTGTTTATAGTGGTTGTACCAAGAACGTTCTGTATCTCCCAAACTCAGTAAGGTCTCTCGTTTTTCTAAAGGAGGTTGAGCTACTTTCAAACTTGCCTTAAGCACTTGCTGAGAGTGCTTCAAGTACCCAAGGAGACGGAGAGTATTCCCAAGGCTACGTAAGCCAAGGATTTTAATCTGGGGATCAGGGGTTTGTTGAAAGGTTTGCAGCACCGTTTCAAACCTTTCTTGATTGGACAAATCGCAATTATTGTCCAGGTTTAAGGCTTGTAATAAGGTTTTACAGGTGCGACGGTGAAGTCCTAAGGCTTCCATCGCTTGAGCTTGATTAATTAGGGTACCTGTAATGCCAATGTCATCCTTTAATTGTTGATAAATCTCAGTAGCCAATTGCCAGGCTTCTAGAGCAGTGTCTGGTTGTCCTAAGGCTAATTCTAAACTACCTAGGGTGTTGAGAGCTTGGGCTTGGATTTGCTGGTAGTCTGGGCTATCCCTGAGATCTGCTCCGGTCTCTAACAGCTTGAGGCTAAATGCGATCGCATCTTCCGCATCAAACCACTGTTGCAGTTTCTGGTAAGCCAAGGACAGATAACTCAACACCATGGCCTGATGTAGTCTATCCCCTTGGGATTCATAGGCTTGTGCTGCCTGTTCCCAAGTGCTTGCTGCTTGATTAAACTGACCTTTGGTGTAGAATGCTCTGCCTTGTTCCACTAAATCTGACGCTGACCAATCTTGAGGAATTGGCTTAACAGTTGTGGGATAGGATAAGACCGGAAGGATGCCAATGGGGAGAACTAAATTTAGGAGAAAAAAAATTAGGGTTTGTGTGCCAATTAGGGTCGCGCGAAGCATGAGGACGCTAAATCTAGGGTTTCTATTAAATTATCTCTTGAATGGAGTATGGTGTTTCATAGTAAGGCTGAGGTATATCTAAATTTTTCTCATTGCTGAGGGGCGGGATGACTATGAGTGGGGTGGGCATCCTGCTGGGAATGAAACAGGCAAGATGCCTGTTCCACTAAGATGCCTCTGGAAATGAAACAGGCAAGATGCCTGTTCCACCCCTGATGCCCCTGGAAATGAAACAGGCAAGATGCCTGTTCCACCCCTGATGCCCCTGGAAATGAAACAGGCAAGATGCCTGTTCCACACCTGATGCCCCTGGGAATTGTAACAGGCAAGATGCCTGTTCCACCCCTGATGCCCCTGGAAATGAAACAGGCAAGATGCCTGTTCCACCCCTGATGCCCCTGGAAATGAAACAGGCAAGATGCCTGTTCCACCCCTGATGCCCCTGGGAATTGTAACAGGCAAGATGCCTGTTCCACGCTGCATCTGTGTTCCCGATTCCCGATTCCCAATTCCCTGCTCCCTGTTCCCTAGGGCAAATAACAAGACCCAGGCACCTGCCGAAATCCATCCGGTGTCACGGTAGTTGGATAAGCAGTCAGAAAGATATTGCCATCAGCATCAATCATCAAGCCTTGAGCTTCTATAATCCGTTTTGGCTTAGGGGTAGTGGGGGGCTGAACAGGGGGGTTAACCAGTGCAGTCCGGGAGCGATAGCGTCCACGGGCAGTGGGACGGCGTATATCTTCCCAAAGGGTATTGCTGCTGATTTCACCTGGGCGAGGAGGTAAGCCGCCACGTCCAGTATTGACAAAACTACTGCCAGTACTATTACCCGGTTGGCAGCGCTGGTCAAATTGAGCCTTGCCTGGTTCGGTGGGTAAGCTGTTGGGCTCCCGTTCCAGAAAGTCATTGGTAGTGTTGATGGTCACCATACCACTGTCTGTCTGACCAGAGGCATCTATATCATTGGTGCCATTGCCATCAATAGCTGGGCGCTCTTCAATACCAAAGATACTGAAGGCATTGATAGTGATATTACCGCCTTGTCCCATGGGAGCATTAGCAATGATATCACTACCATTAGAACCAGTTGCGGGGAAAGCAATCAGGAATGGGTTATCATTCGGATTATCATTACGGTTCTCATTAATAGTGATGTTACCTCCGTTAGCTTCTAAAGCCTTTGCGGAGATCAGACTTTCGTTTTTGAGCTGTATTAGGTCTGATATGTTTAGTGTGATATTCGCTCCTGATTCCCCAGGATTTGGAGTTTGAGCAGTTTCAGCTTCTAGTGTTCCGTTATTGAGCAACAGGGAATTAGCATTAATTATCAGATTACCTGCTACCCCGTTCTCACTTCTGACTGTTATTATCCCTTCATCTTCAACCTTGAGGGAATTACTATTGATTCTGATATCACCAGCTTGAGCTGTCTTACTGCTTACGTTTATTTCCCCTCTATCCTCAACCTTCAGGGAATTAGTATCGATGGTGATCGTACCAGCTTCACCACTGAAATTGCCTGAGCTGCTAGACACTAAACCACTGGCAATATCACTATTAGTGGGACTAACTCCAGAAATAGTAATGTCATCAGCATTGACTGTAATCTTACCAGCATTTGCTGCACGATCAGGTAAGGATTCCGGAGATACACCAAGATTTCGTTGCCCCCGTAAGTAGTGACTAGTAATTCTTTCAGGGGATAAGGCTTCGTCATAGACTGCGACTTCATCAATCACACCATTAAATGCTTGGTCACCAATGTTCGGCCAAGCCCCGATCAAGACACGGGGGTTTTGACTTTCAAAAGCACCTTGGTTGTTACTGATCACTTCCCGACCATCGACAAAAATGGTGTTGGTGTTGGAGCTTTGGTCGTAACTAGCTACAATGTGATGCCAAGTATCTGCTTCAATGAAGTTCCTTGGTGTTCTCAAGTCCGAGTTACCCTCAAAGTCACCAAAACGGACAGCACCGTTACTGGTCACTCGGAAATATAGACTGTCACCGTTACCATCGTTTTGGTTATTGCTTGGATGTATCCCGACATAGGATTGATTCTTAGATTGGTTAGAGTCGTTTTGTTTTACCCAGGCTTCTACAGTGAAGGATTGATTGCTGATATCTAATTCCGAATCTCGTGCAATAATACCAACATCCACAGCATCATTGTTGCCATCAAATTCTCCTGCGGTGCCTGATATTCCTGGAACGCCCTGAGTTACGCCATTCTCGTAGGTACCGTTGAAGCCATTGCCAGAACTGTCAACAGCTGTTAAGGAAGTGGTTTCGTCTAAACCCCAGTAGGCTACTGGCTGATCTTCTAGGACAACCTCCTGATAGGACTGGTTGGCTAACTCAGAAGCTAGAACTCTTGGGATGAAACCGAGGCTGCGTGCTTCTACCCGCCCACCATTAATCAGAGATAGGGAGGAAGTAGTGATCTCAATAGTTCCTCCATTACCACTACCTGTGTCGTTTACAGCGCTGGAAATTACTCCATCATTCTTGAGCAGAACAGATTCTTTTGCATGCACAATAATTGCGCCGCCGTTGCCGCCATTGCCGTCATTGTCTTGTGAGAAGGTAGCAGTGGAAATTTCACCTTGGTCTTGAACAGTTAGTTTATTGGTGGTTAAGTTTATAGGTCCACCTGTCCCATTCCCCCTCGTGCTAGCATCTAGGGTCGCACCATCAGTGACTGCAATGGAGTTAGCTTTAATTTTAATCTGACCACCGTCCCCCTTGCCTACAGTTCCAGATACTAACTGGGCACCATCAGTCACAGAAACAGAGTTAGCGTCAATTATGATAATGTCACCACCGTTTCCCTCTGTTGTCTTAGAACCCACACCAGTCAATATCCGACTAGGTTTGCCATTGATGCCCACGCCGTCTATTAAAACCTGGTCACCAACCGTAATCATCACATCACCACCATCCCCCTTGCCTTGAGTACCAGATACTAACTGGGCACCTCCAGTAATCGCCAATGAACCTCCTGTAACTGTGATCGTGATCGTGCCACCATTGTCCTTGCCATCCGATTGAACCTCACTAAATATGCCACTATCTGCTCCAATTAGCTCGCTGAATCCATCAACTAAAACGCGATCGCGAGCTATTATTTCCACATCACCCCCTTTTCCTTGGCCACGGGTTTCGGAATTTATCTGAGCACCGTCGGTAAAGGAAACTGACCGAGCTTTAATTGATACTTTGCCACCGTCGCTCTCTGCTTGAGGTCTAACGCGAGTGAAGATAATACTTGAAAATTTATCCCCGTTTTCATTCTTAGCAGCGCCATGAAAGCTAACTTCCTCTTCAGCAATAATTGATATGTTGCCAGCATTTCCTATGTCATTGATTTCAGTACTTACTTGACCGCCATTGGTCACAAAAACTGACGTTGCCTCTATGGTGATATTGCCACCATTACCTCTAGCTTTTGATTGGTTGCGAAACCTTTTGTCTTCTCTATCCGGACCGACCCGAGAGCGCAAACCGCTGGCTATGTTATCTTTATTTGCTATCCCGTCAATGGTAACTGTATCGCGAGCTTTGATAGTTATCTTGCCAGCATTACCTATACCAAATAGGTTGGTTTGGATTTGACCACTCTTTGTAACGGATAGGGAGCCAGTGTGAATGGTGATGTTACCACCGTTCCCGACAGCGTCTTTCCCAATGAATTCGCCGACGTTACTACTAATCCTACTAAATCGATTGCCCCTTGCTCCCGAAACGGTTACGCTATCACTAGCAAAGATTTCAATATTGCCCCCAGTGCCTTTACTGTTGAGATTGGCACTGAGTCTAGCACCATCAAGGATTGACAAAGATTCAGTCTTAATGGTTATCGTACCCCCCTGGCCGTTTGCCCCACGCTCAACATTAACTTTGGCTTCACTGGAGGCTTCATTGCGATTGCCTGACCGAAAGGTTACCCTCGGTGCTCCTTTAAAGAGCACTTGACGGGCGTCTATGTTGATATGACCTGCACTCCCTTGACCCTTGAGGCTAGCATCAAGGACAGCGCTGTCTTTGACTGAAACAGAATCAGCTTTGATGGTAATATCCCCACTCTTGCCTATGCCTCCGTTGTCCAGACGAGATACTAGTTCAGTGCCGTTGTTATTCCGTTGAGTGCCGTTTCTGCCATCAAGGGAAACAGCCCCACTGGCCGTAATCGTGATATCTCCGGCATCGGCTTGACTGTTGCTGTTAGTTCGGATCCTAGCTCCTTGGCGGGCGGTGAAGGAACCGGTTTCAATGGTAATATCCCCAGCTTGACCAGCATTGGAGGTACTGGTGATTATGTCACTATTGTCAAGGGTTATGTCATCAAACGTAATTAATTTAATCTGACCGGCATTACCGGTAGCGCTAGAGGTATTAATGCGTTCGCTTATTTCAATCCCGCCTCGATAATCGATAATCACATCACCACTATTTCCCACAAACCCACCGAAATTGTCATCGGTGCGGAGTGTTCCAATCTCCAGCTTGTTAGTAGGATTAGATCCATTGGTTTGATACTGATTGGTTAAGAATACTAGTCCATTCGGAGCATTAATCGAGATGTCACCAATGGTGATATCGGCACTAGTAGCAGCCGTATCCAGGTTAGGGGCAAGGTTTCCGGTATCCACATTTCCTGGAAAACCCCCCAGTAATGTCCAATCTATGCCAGCCCGAATATCTAAGGTAGGTTGACTACTACCATCAATTACTACAGACGTTCCCCCTTGGTCAGACAAGGTAACATTGGCCAGACTAGCTAAGAACGGATTGGAGTTATCAGGACTAATGGCATTATTGGCTGTATCGGTAGAGTTAATTTCTAGGTCCCCAACGGTAACACTCCCTCCTGCCAAAATATGTAGTGATGCTCCGGTATAGTTTCCTAAACTGACATCTCCATTGGCCAGAATAATTGGGTCATGGGGGCTGAGTAAATTTCCGGGTAATCCATCCAACTGCTCGATGCTGAAACTGCCGCCAGCGGTATAGTGAGCATCCCCTGCTATGGGACCCGGCGATTGGCCTTGGCCTTTGGGCCACGCTACGCGAATGGCCACGCTACGCGAACGCAACCGTAAATCAGAACCAGCGAATAAACCACTATCGGTATGGTTATGGGCAGCAATATCAATTGACTGATTCCCCTGAATTAGCAGCAAACCACCAGCATTGGCAATAAAAGGTTGCGCTATAGTATCCCTGATGG includes:
- a CDS encoding DUF928 domain-containing protein produces the protein MYNKKLALYKPSLILTLVWVLLNFTIYPLRARSHSVALNSNSPANSLSTSDTPSAQPDLDFDGDGRPDQITTAGGRLYFLPPNATEQESFDDVGRPPKRTSGGSRGLCSDQLIAIVPGSSEIVEATGNCSNDSKSFLALTLAESPSFWFYVPKQSTPELTVEFVLLDQNQHSLLEERIRLSGTPGIVRVPLSKPLETDQVYRWQFSVVVNRRRSGNPKVEGLVKRIIPDSTLSSKLKAATSPRERIGVYASHGIWHDAMTALAELRYQKPDDLRLERDWQDFLGSVGLRAIAVKPLVDCCTAQGVGSRE
- a CDS encoding CHAT domain-containing protein; translated protein: MLRATLIGTQTLIFFLLNLVLPIGILPVLSYPTTVKPIPQDWSASDLVEQGRAFYTKGQFNQAASTWEQAAQAYESQGDRLHQAMVLSYLSLAYQKLQQWFDAEDAIAFSLKLLETGADLRDSPDYQQIQAQALNTLGSLELALGQPDTALEAWQLATEIYQQLKDDIGITGTLINQAQAMEALGLHRRTCKTLLQALNLDNNCDLSNQERFETVLQTFQQTPDPQIKILGLRSLGNTLRLLGYLKHSQQVLKASLKVAQPPLEKRETLLSLGDTERSWYNHYKQLYTRNNQIEQQEKVQKKVDDKFNYALNYYQESLQESSKLSASTSLDIEPKLQRLSLLIDFHNWLETLTDEDKDQNKTTRLQELKYKINDQVKELLNSEITKLPASRTAIYAQINFVESLITYDLKSNKHHDNLQRSSFILQPYEIAHTLVKALQEAQLLDDKRAESYALGTLGKLYEQTQQWYQAQEFTEKALTIAQGIQADDIAYQWQWQLGRIYKALGKTEEAITAYQATVKTLDSLRQDLLALSSDVQFSFRENVEQVYRELVDLLLKDDQTAQPIAKKAIADNRIPQNKLKQATAAIDSLQLAQIENFLGCNLSDIVELREQQIDPSAALVYPIILDDRLAVIVKLPKSEKFIHYTAALPKAKLEQTLESLRIELEKPFISKESLALSQQVYDWLIRRAEGLLEANQVKTLVFVLDGGFRNVPMATLHDGEQYLVEKGYAIALIPGLSLLEPKPLAQVELNALAFGLSDMREGFPDHEGFANLPNVKTELGEIKSQIPSQQLLNQDFTSQKWQELISSVPFPVVHLATHGEFSSDPDETFLLAWDKRINLKDLSNVIQNRSDNSLEAIELLVLSACKTADGDSRASLGLAGVAIQSGARSTMASLWFIDDDSTAKLMASFYQELADSGATVTKAEALRRAQVKLLKSRGYQAPYFWGAYVLVGNWL
- a CDS encoding LamG-like jellyroll fold domain-containing protein — encoded protein: MAVPLGWLTLAMSGNYALADIVTDGTLGSESSVVIPNTNVRGKIADKIEGGATRGSNLFHSFQEFNVGELQRVYFANPSGIETILTRVTGSNLSNILGTLGVDGAANLFLLNPNGIVFGPQSRLDVAGSFFASTANSLVFANGQEFSATSYEAPPLLTINITPGLQYGKYDPRTTIQNAGNLAVGQDLTLAAGNLDLQGQLEAGNNLTLFGEDTVTIRDTIAQPFIANAGGLLLIQGNQSIDIAAHNHTDSGLFAGSDLRLRSRSVAIRVAWPKGQGQSPGPIAGDAHYTAGGSFSIEQLDGLPGNLLSPHDPIILANGDVSLGNYTGASLHILAGGSVTVGDLEINSTDTANNAISPDNSNPFLASLANVTLSDQGGTSVVIDGSSQPTLDIRAGIDWTLLGGFPGNVDTGNLAPNLDTAATSADITIGDISINAPNGLVFLTNQYQTNGSNPTNKLEIGTLRTDDNFGGFVGNSGDVIIDYRGGIEISERINTSSATGNAGQIKLITFDDITLDNSDIITSTSNAGQAGDITIETGSFTARQGARIRTNSNSQADAGDITITASGAVSLDGRNGTQRNNNGTELVSRLDNGGIGKSGDITIKADSVSVKDSAVLDASLKGQGSAGHINIDARQVLFKGAPRVTFRSGNRNEASSEAKVNVERGANGQGGTITIKTESLSILDGARLSANLNSKGTGGNIEIFASDSVTVSGARGNRFSRISSNVGEFIGKDAVGNGGNITIHTGSLSVTKSGQIQTNLFGIGNAGKITIKARDTVTIDGIANKDNIASGLRSRVGPDREDKRFRNQSKARGNGGNITIEATSVFVTNGGQVSTEINDIGNAGNISIIAEEEVSFHGAAKNENGDKFSSIIFTRVRPQAESDGGKVSIKARSVSFTDGAQINSETRGQGKGGDVEIIARDRVLVDGFSELIGADSGIFSEVQSDGKDNGGTITITVTGGSLAITGGAQLVSGTQGKGDGGDVMITVGDQVLIDGVGINGKPSRILTGVGSKTTEGNGGDIIIIDANSVSVTDGAQLVSGTVGKGDGGQIKIKANSIAVTDGATLDASTRGNGTGGPINLTTNKLTVQDQGEISTATFSQDNDGNGGNGGAIIVHAKESVLLKNDGVISSAVNDTGSGNGGTIEITTSSLSLINGGRVEARSLGFIPRVLASELANQSYQEVVLEDQPVAYWGLDETTSLTAVDSSGNGFNGTYENGVTQGVPGISGTAGEFDGNNDAVDVGIIARDSELDISNQSFTVEAWVKQNDSNQSKNQSYVGIHPSNNQNDGNGDSLYFRVTSNGAVRFGDFEGNSDLRTPRNFIEADTWHHIVASYDQSSNTNTIFVDGREVISNNQGAFESQNPRVLIGAWPNIGDQAFNGVIDEVAVYDEALSPERITSHYLRGQRNLGVSPESLPDRAANAGKITVNADDITISGVSPTNSDIASGLVSSSSGNFSGEAGTITIDTNSLKVEDRGEINVSSKTAQAGDIRINSNSLKVEDEGIITVRSENGVAGNLIINANSLLLNNGTLEAETAQTPNPGESGANITLNISDLIQLKNESLISAKALEANGGNITINENRNDNPNDNPFLIAFPATGSNGSDIIANAPMGQGGNITINAFSIFGIEERPAIDGNGTNDIDASGQTDSGMVTINTTNDFLEREPNSLPTEPGKAQFDQRCQPGNSTGSSFVNTGRGGLPPRPGEISSNTLWEDIRRPTARGRYRSRTALVNPPVQPPTTPKPKRIIEAQGLMIDADGNIFLTAYPTTVTPDGFRQVPGSCYLP